GTTGCTGAACTGCTTGGTGATGGCTCCCATGTCCATCGCGTCAGTCACGATAACACCGTCAAAACCGAGCTCTCCGCGGAGCTTGTCTTGCAGAATCACTGACGAAAGCGTTGCTGGCAAATCGTCGCCTGAAACATTCGGGGCGGCAATGTGGGCGGTCATAATCATCTGGGCGCCAGCCTTGATGCCTGCCTTGAACGGGATCATTTCGCATTTGAGCATTTCGTCCCAGGTCTTGTCGGTCGAGGCGTAGCCATAATGCGTATCTGTACTCACGTCGCCATGTCCCGGAAAGTGCTTGAGCGTGCCGATAACGCCTGCGGATTCTAGACCGTTCAGGTAGCTCACTACAAATTTTGCAGCAGTCTTTGGATCGTCCGAAAAAGCGCGTGGGCCGATGACGATGTTGTCTGGATTCGTGTTTACGTCGGCGACTGGCGCGTAGTCAATATCGAATCCGTATTTCTTGACGTAGCTTCCGATGGTGAATGCTGCCTCGTAAGCGTCATCCGGATCGCTGGATTCTGCGATAGCGGCCATGCTTTCGTATTTGGGAACATCGAAATTTTCATTATTTGCAATACGCGCCACGCGACCGCCTTCTTCGTCAATCGCAAGGAGCGGTGAACCGTTGAGTTCCCTGATTTCATCGATGAATTTCCCAAGCTGGGTCTCATCGACAATGTTATGTGCGTAAAGAATCATGCCGCCAATGGGGTAGTCCTTGTTGACCGCACGCATGGTCTTGTTGACTTTTTGGAGCTTGTAATCGGGGAGCTCAGCGTATTCGTTCCAATGGATGCTTGTATCTAGCGCTTCGGGGCGCACAAAGAACATCTGCCCGACCTTCTCGCGGAGGGACATCTTCTGGATGGCGGAATCTTCTGCCGAGGGCTCGCTCGAATAATCGTTCCCGCACGCTGCTAGAAATAGTGCGGTCGCTGCACACCCAATGACGCTCGAAATAACATGTTTCCTGTAAAACATAAAATACCCTCAAGACTTATTCTTCAACATTAAACGTCTTGCCGGCAAACATTTTCAGCAATGCTTTCGAAAGTTTCGTTATTGCTGTGAGTTTGTCTGTCTCGACGTTCTTCTCTTTGCCCTTGATGTTGAAGGATAGTGTTGCACCCTTGTCCGTTACTTCCATGTTCACCTTGGCGCCCATTACAATCGGCACGTTTATATCGTCGTGCCCGGCCGGGAATCCGCACATCACGGGAATGTTGTACTCTTTCAAATATTGGGAGAGCATGGCTTCGGTGCTTTCGTAATCAAGGTCTGTTCCCGAATCCACAAATTCGCCAAGGATAACGCCTTTCACGTTTTCCATCACGCCGTGAAGTTGAATGGAATTGAACATGCGGTCGATGTTGCGCAGGTTCTCGCCGATTTCTTCCATAAAGAGGATGATGCCGTCATTCCTGAAAACATCGATATCGCTAGCGCCAATGAGCGGTACGAATGTCGCCATGTTGCCACCAACAAGAATACCCTCGGCTTTGCCTTTCTGGTTGTACTTGTGTTTTGGTACTTTGTATGTCGGGACTTCGCCTTTGAGCAAATCGCGTAGGAGCGTGCT
This genomic stretch from Fibrobacter sp. UWB16 harbors:
- a CDS encoding glycoside hydrolase family 3 protein codes for the protein MFYRKHVISSVIGCAATALFLAACGNDYSSEPSAEDSAIQKMSLREKVGQMFFVRPEALDTSIHWNEYAELPDYKLQKVNKTMRAVNKDYPIGGMILYAHNIVDETQLGKFIDEIRELNGSPLLAIDEEGGRVARIANNENFDVPKYESMAAIAESSDPDDAYEAAFTIGSYVKKYGFDIDYAPVADVNTNPDNIVIGPRAFSDDPKTAAKFVVSYLNGLESAGVIGTLKHFPGHGDVSTDTHYGYASTDKTWDEMLKCEMIPFKAGIKAGAQMIMTAHIAAPNVSGDDLPATLSSVILQDKLRGELGFDGVIVTDAMDMGAITKQFSNTEAAIKSIQAGVDVVLCSREFTQVFDAVVKAVEKGKIKESRIDESVKRILKLKKSK
- a CDS encoding LD-carboxypeptidase, giving the protein MTLAGCSDGNSYIAPEESNNTPLAENTAPTFLKKGDKVALLSPAYTTTEDVVQTTADILKDWGYKPVIGKSVGKVEAGKYAGTAEDRAKDFEEALKDTSIKAILCNRGGYGTIQLVDLIDPKLVKKNPKWVIGYSDVTTLHAMQTKAGVMSIHGTMSSSMAKSEGKDINSTLLRDLLKGEVPTYKVPKHKYNQKGKAEGILVGGNMATFVPLIGASDIDVFRNDGIILFMEEIGENLRNIDRMFNSIQLHGVMENVKGVILGEFVDSGTDLDYESTEAMLSQYLKEYNIPVMCGFPAGHDDINVPIVMGAKVNMEVTDKGATLSFNIKGKEKNVETDKLTAITKLSKALLKMFAGKTFNVEE